One Coccinella septempunctata chromosome 1, icCocSept1.1, whole genome shotgun sequence DNA window includes the following coding sequences:
- the LOC123312821 gene encoding opsin, ultraviolet-sensitive-like, which produces MSVGGKRLQRILDMRLHNWTGVGAPSALQSRAMGLEGTEVLHRLGWNLPKEELIHIQEHWLTFLEPPASMHFLLGLVYIGFFLMAIIGNGLVLWIFSSAKSLRTASNMFVVNLAFCDFVMMLKTPIFIYNSFYRGFALGQLGCQIFAFMGSLSGIGAGMTNAFIAYDRYTTITKPFDGKLTRTKAFVFILLIWLYTIPWAVMPLTEVWGRFGPEGFLTACTFDYLTNTFDNKMFVGSIFFCSYCIPMSMIVYFYSKIVSTVFNHEKALREQAKKMNVDSLRSNQNQGSQTAEVRIAKAAITICFLFVASWTPYAVLALIGAFGDQKLLTPGVSMIPACTCKFVACLDPYVYAISHPRYRQELQKRMPWLAINEPAEDTKSVATAATQNNEQEQKA; this is translated from the exons ATGTCAGTTGGCGGTAAACGGCTTCAAAGAATTTTGGACATGCGTTTACACAACTGGACCGGTGTTGGCGCTCCCTCGGCCTTACAGAGCAG AGCAATGGGTTTGGAGGGAACAGAAGTCCTTCATCGACTAGGATGGAATCTTCCTAAGGAAGAACTAATTCATATACAGGAACACTGGCTCACTTTTCTGGAACCACCAGCATCAATGCATTTCCTGCTAGGCTTGGTATATATTGGCTTCTTCCTCATGGCTATAATCGGGAATGGGTTGGTGCTATGGATTTTTTCATC CGCTAAAAGTTTAAGGACCGCATCGAACATGTTTGTGGTGAATTTGGCCTTCTGCGATTTCGTGATGATGCTGAAGACACCTATCTTCATATACAACTCTTTCTACAGGGGATTTGCGTTAGGTCAATTAGGTTGCCAGATATTCGCTTTTATGGGATCACTATCTGGGATCGGCGCTGGCATGACGAATGCATTCATAGCATACGACAGATACACCACCATTACGAAACCCTTCGATGGTAAATTGACGAGAACGAAGGCCTTTGTTTTCATACTGTTGATTTGGCTGTATACGATACCGTGGGCTGTGATGCCGTTAACTGAAGTATGGGGGAGATTTGGACCAG aggGTTTCCTAACAGCTTGTACGTTCGATTATTTAACGAATACCTTCGACAACAAAATGTTTGTTGGCTCAATCTTTTTCTGTTCTTACTGCATTCCAATGAGTATGATAGTATATTTCTACAGTAAAATAGTCAGTACTGTATTCAATCATGAAAAAGCACTACGAGAACAG GCTAAGAAAATGAACGTAGATTCTTTGCGGAGCAATCAGAATCAAGGAAGTCAGACTGCAGAAGTGCGAATAGCGAAAGCTGCCATCACTATCTGTTTCCTGTTCGTTGCTTCTTGGACACCCTACGCTGTGTTAGCTCTAATTGGAGCAtttggtgatcagaaactattAACACCAGGTGTTTCGATGATACCAGCATGCACATGCAAGTTTGTTGCATGTTTAGATCCTTACGTGTATGCTATCAGTCATCCAAGATACAG ACAAGAGCTCCAGAAGAGGATGCCATGGTTGGCTATCAACGAACCAGCTGAAGATACCAAATCTGTTGCAACTGCTGCGACACAAAACAACGAACAAGAACAGAAAGCGTAA